In the Sphingobacterium sp. PCS056 genome, CCTCATCAAGCTCATCCAATTTTACAATAGCAGGAATAAATTCATCTGAAATCCCTTGAATACGATGCGAACCAACTTTGTGTCCAGTTGACAAGGTCGGACTCTCTGCAGGCTCAAGAGGATGAATCTTGACGTGAGGATTAAGACTACGAAGATGGCGTCCTACCCCCATTACCGTCCCACCTGTACCTACACCAGCTACAAATGCATCTGCAACAAGACCCTTTGAGGCAAGTTGAAGACCAATCTCTCGACCAGTAGTAAATTCATGCGCTTCGGCATTAAATTGATTTTCAAATTGCCTAGGCAAGAATACACCGCCCTTTTTAGCTAATTCCTCACTCAACTGGATACTACCCAAAAAACCACCTTCTTCTTTACTTACCAATTGAATATCTGCACCCATACTTTTAATAATATCGATACGCTCTTTACTCAACCAATTGGGCATGATGATCTTTACCTGGTGTCCCAAAGCTTTACCAATAGCAGAAAAAGAAATACCTGTATTGCCACTGGTGGCTTCGATAATCACATCTTTAGGATCTATTTGGCAATTCATATATGCCTTATACATAATGTATAAAGCCATACGATCTTTAATACTACCAGTTAAATTATAGTTTTCACATTTCACATAAATCTTTCCAGCCTTACCTTTATATGTGTATTGCAATTCCAACATTGGTGTATTGCCAACTAAACACCATAAATGTTTAAATCTACTATCGAGTTCTGGAGATAAACACTTACTAAACATCAATTCGTTAACCATGATCAATTATTTTTTAATCATAAAGAGGTCATGCATACACACCCTCCATATTATCACCAAAATTGAGTTAAAACAAAATAATATTCAACACAAATGAATAACATCGATAAATTTTATTGAAAAATTGATATATTTAATAAAAAATACAAAACAGATGTTCATATTTCATCAATATCAATAAAAAATACATATGCACCTCGATGATACAGATATCAAATTATTAAGAATATTACAGCACGATGCAACCCTAAGTAATAAAGAACTCGCATTCCGTTTACACAAATCTATTGCTGCAATCTATGAACGTGTTAAAAAATTAAAACAGCAAGGCTATATCAAAAAGACTGTTGCAATTCTTGACCGGCAAAAAATTAATATGGGTTTGATTTCATTCTCTCAGGTATTCTTAAAAGCACATACCGCGGAAGTTTTGAATGAATTTGAAAAAGAAGTAGCAAAATTTCCAGAAGTCATGGAATGCTATCAAATGGCGGGGTCATATGATTTTATGCTTCGCATAGCCACTAAAGATATGCAAGCTTATCATGAATTCTTAAGATATAGACTCGCGGTTCTTCCACATGTCAATACGGTACAAACCTATTTCGTCTTATCTGAAACCAAAAGTGAAACCGCATATCCTATTTAGCTCATTGAATAACAAAAAAGAGGAAATTTTCATTTCCTCTCTTTCTAATAAACACATCAAAAATTAACCTTTATCTTCTTCCATGCCCTTCGCCCCTATCTGAGCGGCGATCGTGGTTTTTTTTATCATTTCTTTTTTCGGATTTTCGATGATCTTGCCAATCTCCTCTATGATCATTGCGGCGTTCCACACGATGATTATCATATCGGGCATTGTGACGTGGACGATCGTGGTCACCTCTATAATCCCTTATGCTAACTTGGTTTCTACGATTTGCATAATGTCCATAATCTCTTCTATAACGATCATGATGTCTCCAAGGATCTCGATCATTAACAACTACTTTATAAGTATTATAAAAATTAAAGTTACGATATCTCGCAGGTAAATTTCTGCTCGTGACCCATCTTCGGCCATGATAATGTGTATATCGTCGGTTGATCACATCGTAGTAGACATTAATTTCAGGAATGTAGTAATAACGAACATAATCATAACCTACCGGTCCCCATGAAGGTTGATTTCCAATGTTAATACTAACATTAACTTGTGCTGCAGCAGGCTTTACAAAAAACAAACCGCCAACTAATATCGTTAAGTAAACTAATTTTTTCATAGCTGTTCCTCCCATTATTTTAATATTTTTCAATTTATTTATAAGTAGGACTCAAGTACTGAAAAGAAGATTAACGACAAGATGTTAACATTTGTTAAAAATACAAAAACAGCCTCATCATCAATCAATTAAAATTAAATTTTACATGAATGTGTAAAGAATAATAAAAAATTCAGCATTTTATTTGGTTAAAAATTTATCCACATCAAAACGAATAGAAAGAATCATTTTTTATCTTTGTTAGACATTTAAATCCATCATCCATTGACAACACAAAATACCACGTGCTATTGCGGCAATCGGCAGCCATATGAAGATTGCTGCATGAGGATTCATCTTGATCAAAAGCAAGCACAAACTGCCGAACAGCTTATGCGTGCAAGATACAGCGCTTTTGCAGTTCAAGATATTAACTTTTTATACGAAAGCTTTTATGTTGCGACACGTGGTTTTCAAAATAAAAAAGAAATCCAAAAATGGGCAGAGGAATCGAAATGGTTGCAGCTCCAAATAGTACGAACAAATATAAATACAGTAGAGTTCGAAGCCCACTATTTAGACGCCCAACTAAATCTTCAAATTCATCACGAGATATCCCGTTTTAAACAAACTGAAGGAATATGGTATTATGTCGATGGTGACCTGTTATCATAACAAAGGGTCTTACAAGATGATGTAAGACCCTTTGTTATGATGATAAATATCCTATTAGCGCTCTAATTCAGGTTGTTCGTGATCATCACGATATGGTGCTTCTTCATCGAACTCTCCTTCCCATTTGGCTACTACCACTGTCGCTAAACAGTTACCAATTACATTTACCGAAGTTCTAGCCATATCCATCAGTTCATCTATTCCCAAAATAGCCGCAATCACAAATGTTGGTAAACCAAACTGATCAGCCGTCGCTATTAAAATAATAAGGGAAGCACGTGGTACAGCAGCAACTCCTTTGGACGTGATCATCAATGTAAAAGCAATCATTAATTGTTCTCCAAAACTCAAGTGTATTCCAGCCGCCTGCGCAACAAATATAGCCGCCAACGACAGGTACAATGAAGTACCATCTAAATTGAAACTATACCCTGTTGGTATAACAAAAGATACAATCTTGCGTGGCACACCAAATTTTTCCATGGCCGACATAGCCTTTGGCAAAGCAGCATCAGAACTTGTCGTTGCAAAAGCGATGGAGACAGGT is a window encoding:
- a CDS encoding YchJ family protein — its product is MRIHLDQKQAQTAEQLMRARYSAFAVQDINFLYESFYVATRGFQNKKEIQKWAEESKWLQLQIVRTNINTVEFEAHYLDAQLNLQIHHEISRFKQTEGIWYYVDGDLLS
- a CDS encoding PLP-dependent cysteine synthase family protein, coding for MVNELMFSKCLSPELDSRFKHLWCLVGNTPMLELQYTYKGKAGKIYVKCENYNLTGSIKDRMALYIMYKAYMNCQIDPKDVIIEATSGNTGISFSAIGKALGHQVKIIMPNWLSKERIDIIKSMGADIQLVSKEEGGFLGSIQLSEELAKKGGVFLPRQFENQFNAEAHEFTTGREIGLQLASKGLVADAFVAGVGTGGTVMGVGRHLRSLNPHVKIHPLEPAESPTLSTGHKVGSHRIQGISDEFIPAIVKLDELDEVIAASDGDSIIMAQKLAKELGLAVGISSGANVIGAIKLKQKLGNDAVVVTLLCDDNKKYLSTDLVKEQPVIDGYISTDLSFTGFQPISRLTKSLFNTEPV
- a CDS encoding Lrp/AsnC family transcriptional regulator — translated: MHLDDTDIKLLRILQHDATLSNKELAFRLHKSIAAIYERVKKLKQQGYIKKTVAILDRQKINMGLISFSQVFLKAHTAEVLNEFEKEVAKFPEVMECYQMAGSYDFMLRIATKDMQAYHEFLRYRLAVLPHVNTVQTYFVLSETKSETAYPI